One genomic region from Nymphaea colorata isolate Beijing-Zhang1983 chromosome 12, ASM883128v2, whole genome shotgun sequence encodes:
- the LOC116266206 gene encoding cysteine-rich receptor-like protein kinase 44 isoform X1, with amino-acid sequence MLDKAVRLKLLIIVAAQLLHVCDSYFEFSTCYNSTNYTINSNFAMNLNRLFSTLTANAPATGFYTDAVGQGVDRVYGLILCRGDLSAGDCGNCATTAPMELMKLCPRRRRGTIWYDECFLRYKDSNFIGNVTMDSGFCMWKLANNSDPVLFDHQAGQLMRSLSASVLSNRTGLMFASGEISFGDYNTIYGVAQCTRDISRDDCSQCLAGRISRIPERCEGKVGCIVYNGNCGVRYEIYPFVYNATASQQPSSPSPAISPPVPTMATQEAKPSPTLFNTTRRSASHGLRKNAIVLIALLCSSVFILCIISVLSVARRSKRGKAPDEEEMKGTTPSVFHMDTLKAATNNFSGVNKLGQGGFGPVYKGTLEDGTQVAVKRLSEKSTQGPAQFKNEVNLVAKLHHRNLARLLGYYLDEQERLLVYEFVPSGSLDKILFDPTKRQQLDWGKRLQIINGIGRGLLYLHEDSQLMIIHRDLKAGNVLLDEEMNPKISDFGLAKLFQVEGTHATTENVAGTRGYMSPEYAMNGIFSVKSDVFSFGVLVLEILSGQRNTSFYQSELAPDLLTYAWKLWQDGRALDLVDQAIDEPWWKNQILRCILIGLLCVQDSPKDRPTMSTVVLMLVNSSMILPTPSPPAYFTSRPIPKSSETVRSGERPILSSRDEENQNSGGLTISDLHPR; translated from the exons ATGCTAGACAAAGCTGTGAGGCTTAAGCTGCTCATCATCGTGGCGGCTCAGCTGCTTCATGTTTGCGACTCTTATTTCGAGTTTTCCACATGCTATAACTCCACCAACTACACAATCAACAGCAACTTCGCCATGAACCTCAACCGTCTCTTTTCCACCCTCACCGCCAACGCACCAGCCACCGGCTTTTACACGGACGCAGTTGGCCAGGGCGTCGACCGCGTCTATGGCCTCATCCTTTGCCGCGGTGACCTTTCGGCCGGTGACTGCGGGAACTGTGCAACCACCGCGCCCATGGAGCTCATGAAGCTTTGCCCAAGGAGGAGAAGGGGAACCATCTGGTACGACGAGTGCTTTTTGCGCTACAAGGATTCGAACTTCATCGGAAACGTCACAATGGATTCCGGGTTCTGCATGTGGAAGCTCGCCAACAATTCCGACCCAGTTCTTTTCGATCACCAGGCGGGGCAGCTCATGAGAAGCCTCTCTGCCTCCGTCCTGAGCAACCGGACCGGCCTCATGTTCGCGTCCGGCGAGATCTCTTTCGGCGATTACAACACCATCTACGGCGTGGCCCAGTGCACAAGGGACATCTCCAGGGACGACTGCAGTCAGTGCTTGGCTGGCAGGATCTCTCGCATCCCTGAAAGGTGCGAGGGGAAGGTGGGTTGCATCGTTTACAATGGCAACTGCGGCGTGAGGTATGAGATCTACCCATTCGTCTATAACGCTACAGCGTCTCAACAGCCTTCCTCGCCATCACCAGCGATATCTCCACCAGTGCCCACGATGGCAACCCAAGAAGCGAAGCCCTCTCCCACCCTTTTCAATACAACCAGAA GATCAGCTTCCCATGGATTAAGAAAAAATGCCATCGTCTTGATCGCTTTATTGTGTTCCTCAGTATTTATTCTGTGCATCATTTCAGTTTTATCAGTGGCCAGAAGATCAAAGAGAGGTAAAGCTCCAG ATGAGGAGGAAATGAAAGGCACGACGCCCTCTGTTTTTCACATGGATACTCTAAAAGCTGCAACCAATAATTTTTCCGGAGTTAATAAGCTTGGACAGGGTGGATTCGGCCCCGTGTATAAG GGGACACTGGAAGATGGTACACAGGTAGCCGTGAAGCGGCTATCAGAAAAATCAACGCAAGGGCCGGCCCAGTTCAAGAACGAGGTGAACTTGGTTGCCAAGCTTCATCACAGGAATTTGGCTCGGCTTCTTGGTTATTACTTGGATGAGCAGGAAAGGCTGCTTGTCTATGAATTCGTGCCCTCTGGAAGCCTGGATAAAATTCTTTTCG ATCCAACCAAACGTCAGCAGCTAGACTGGGGAAAACGACTTCAAATAATCAACGGGATTGGACGGGGgcttctttatcttcatgaaGATTCTCAGCTCATGATCATTCATAGAGATCTTAAAGCGGGAAACGTTTTGTTAGATGAAGAAATGAACCCTAAAATTTCGGACTTTGGATTGGCCAAGCTCTTTCAAGTGGAGGGAACACATGCCACCACAGAGAATGTTGCAGGAACCCG TGGATACATGTCACCGGAGTATGCAATGAATGGCATATTCTCAGTGAAGTCGGACGTGTTCAGCTTCGGCGTTCTGGTGTTAGAAATCTTAAGTGGGCAAAGGAACACTTCATTCTATCAATCGGAGTTAGCTCCGGACCTTCTAACATAT GCTTGGAAGCTTTGGCAAGACGGCAGGGCACTAGATCTTGTTGATCAAGCTATTGATGAGCCATGGTGGAAAAATCAGATACTGAGGTGCATCCTCATCGGCCTGCTATGTGTACAAGACTCTCCAAAGGACAGACCAACAATGTCTACGGTTGTTCTTATGCTTGTAAATTCATCCATGATTCTCCCAACGCCCTCACCTCCTGCTTACTTCACAAGCAGACCCATCCCCAAGTCCAGTGAGACAGTCAGGTCTGGCGAACGTCCAATCCTTTCTTCAAGAGACGAGGAGAACCAGAACTCAGGCGGACTGACCATTTCTGACCTACACCCAAGATAA
- the LOC116266206 gene encoding cysteine-rich receptor-like protein kinase 25 isoform X2 codes for MLDKAVRLKLLIIVAAQLLHVCDSYFEFSTCYNSTNYTINSNFAMNLNRLFSTLTANAPATGFYTDAVGQGVDRVYGLILCRGDLSAGDCGNCATTAPMELMKLCPRRRRGTIWYDECFLRYKDSNFIGNVTMDSGFCMWKLANNSDPVLFDHQAGQLMRSLSASVLSNRTGLMFASGEISFGDYNTIYGVAQCTRDISRDDCSQCLAGRISRIPERCEGKVGCIVYNGNCGVRYEIYPFVYNATASQQPSSPSPAISPPVPTMATQEAKPSPTLFNTTRRSASHGLRKNAIVLIALLCSSVFILCIISVLSVARRSKRGKAPDEEEMKGTTPSVFHMDTLKAATNNFSGVNKLGQGGFGPVYKGTLEDGTQVAVKRLSEKSTQGPAQFKNEVNLVAKLHHRNLARLLGYYLDEQERLLVYEFVPSGSLDKILFDPTKRQQLDWGKRLQIINGIGRGLLYLHEDSQLMIIHRDLKAGNVLLDEEMNPKISDFGLAKLFQVEGTHATTENVAGTRGYMSPEYAMNGIFSVKSDVFSFGVLVLEILSGQRNTSFYQSELAPDLLTYFVLELIVARLGSFGKTAGH; via the exons ATGCTAGACAAAGCTGTGAGGCTTAAGCTGCTCATCATCGTGGCGGCTCAGCTGCTTCATGTTTGCGACTCTTATTTCGAGTTTTCCACATGCTATAACTCCACCAACTACACAATCAACAGCAACTTCGCCATGAACCTCAACCGTCTCTTTTCCACCCTCACCGCCAACGCACCAGCCACCGGCTTTTACACGGACGCAGTTGGCCAGGGCGTCGACCGCGTCTATGGCCTCATCCTTTGCCGCGGTGACCTTTCGGCCGGTGACTGCGGGAACTGTGCAACCACCGCGCCCATGGAGCTCATGAAGCTTTGCCCAAGGAGGAGAAGGGGAACCATCTGGTACGACGAGTGCTTTTTGCGCTACAAGGATTCGAACTTCATCGGAAACGTCACAATGGATTCCGGGTTCTGCATGTGGAAGCTCGCCAACAATTCCGACCCAGTTCTTTTCGATCACCAGGCGGGGCAGCTCATGAGAAGCCTCTCTGCCTCCGTCCTGAGCAACCGGACCGGCCTCATGTTCGCGTCCGGCGAGATCTCTTTCGGCGATTACAACACCATCTACGGCGTGGCCCAGTGCACAAGGGACATCTCCAGGGACGACTGCAGTCAGTGCTTGGCTGGCAGGATCTCTCGCATCCCTGAAAGGTGCGAGGGGAAGGTGGGTTGCATCGTTTACAATGGCAACTGCGGCGTGAGGTATGAGATCTACCCATTCGTCTATAACGCTACAGCGTCTCAACAGCCTTCCTCGCCATCACCAGCGATATCTCCACCAGTGCCCACGATGGCAACCCAAGAAGCGAAGCCCTCTCCCACCCTTTTCAATACAACCAGAA GATCAGCTTCCCATGGATTAAGAAAAAATGCCATCGTCTTGATCGCTTTATTGTGTTCCTCAGTATTTATTCTGTGCATCATTTCAGTTTTATCAGTGGCCAGAAGATCAAAGAGAGGTAAAGCTCCAG ATGAGGAGGAAATGAAAGGCACGACGCCCTCTGTTTTTCACATGGATACTCTAAAAGCTGCAACCAATAATTTTTCCGGAGTTAATAAGCTTGGACAGGGTGGATTCGGCCCCGTGTATAAG GGGACACTGGAAGATGGTACACAGGTAGCCGTGAAGCGGCTATCAGAAAAATCAACGCAAGGGCCGGCCCAGTTCAAGAACGAGGTGAACTTGGTTGCCAAGCTTCATCACAGGAATTTGGCTCGGCTTCTTGGTTATTACTTGGATGAGCAGGAAAGGCTGCTTGTCTATGAATTCGTGCCCTCTGGAAGCCTGGATAAAATTCTTTTCG ATCCAACCAAACGTCAGCAGCTAGACTGGGGAAAACGACTTCAAATAATCAACGGGATTGGACGGGGgcttctttatcttcatgaaGATTCTCAGCTCATGATCATTCATAGAGATCTTAAAGCGGGAAACGTTTTGTTAGATGAAGAAATGAACCCTAAAATTTCGGACTTTGGATTGGCCAAGCTCTTTCAAGTGGAGGGAACACATGCCACCACAGAGAATGTTGCAGGAACCCG TGGATACATGTCACCGGAGTATGCAATGAATGGCATATTCTCAGTGAAGTCGGACGTGTTCAGCTTCGGCGTTCTGGTGTTAGAAATCTTAAGTGGGCAAAGGAACACTTCATTCTATCAATCGGAGTTAGCTCCGGACCTTCTAACATAT TTCGTGCTTGAACTAATTGTTGCTAGGCTTGGAAGCTTTGGCAAGACGGCAGGGCACTAG